Below is a genomic region from Zea mays cultivar B73 chromosome 9, Zm-B73-REFERENCE-NAM-5.0, whole genome shotgun sequence.
GGTTTAATATCTACAATATGTTTTAAAAAGGCTCGTTCCTGTAGCATTGTGTTTTTCCAATTGAGATTCAGACATAACTGTTTGCATAATACCGTCCATGCTGCTCATTCGCACATCTCTTTTACAAGTTTTTGTGATTAGCTTTCTGGAACACATTTGTTGACATCTTTCTCTTTGCTTCGTTGGTTCTTATGGCATTTTATTTTTCTTTGGCTGGAATTGCTATTGCATAATTTATACTATATTTTGTCAATTGCAATGTAATGGCCATTTTATATATAACATCATAAATTCCTTTTACAACAAGAGAGATATGCTATTACACACAATTAGTAACTAAAAACATGTTTTTTTGGTCAAATTATTGCTTATATTGCCTGTCCACAGTTTTATTGTTTAAATTAATTAAAGATACATACCCTCTTCTTCCTATGGGAGAATAAATAATGGGCTTACAAAACATTGACAACAGGTTTTTCATAGATATTTGTAGGATCACAATGGAAAAATATTGTTTGCTTACCTTCCCTACTAATATGTTGTTACTGTAGTGCACTCGCCACCTTAATTATTAAAATTTTATCCTTTTTCAACTCAACTTATTCTTTGCCCGATGCAGTTTTGTACACGGTGGAGTTCCAGAAACGTGGATTGCCCCATGCACATATTATTTTCTGGGTTTCCACCAGTACTGCACAACCAACTACTGAATTTATAGACTCTTTTATCACTGCTGAGATACCAGATCCAGCCATTGATCCCTTAGGATACACTTTGATTGCGGAGCATATGGTTCACGGGCCATGTGGATCTTACAATCAGAGCTCACCTTGCATGAAAAAAAGTCAATGTTCAAAACACTATCCAAAAAAATTTCAAAATGAAACTGTGGTTGATACAAATGGATTTGCGGTCTACAAAAGATCAAACAATAATAGATTTGTTATGAAGTCTAACATCAAACTAGATAACAGATGGATTGTTCCATATAACTTGACATTGCTCAAGAAATATCAAGCACACATCAATGTAGAATGGTGTAACAAAAGCATATTCATCAAATATCTGTTCAAGTACGTGACAAAAGGTCCGGACCGGAGCAAACTATACCTACAACGAGTTTTAGATGGTCAAGACACTCCTATTGACGAGGAAACAAACACAAGGAATGAGGTCAAAGAATACTTAGATGCTAGATTCATATGCCCATATGATTCATGTTGGAGAATTCTTGGTTACGAAATCCATCCATCGGCACTTTCCTCCTGTTACTAGATTGCCAGTTCATTTGCCTAATGAGAATTACATTACATATCATGTCAGCGCCAATATGTCACAAGTCTTGTCACAAGAATTCGTACGCCGAACAATGCTAACAGAGTGGTTTGTCGCTAACCAATTACATGAAGATGCTAGGTCTCTAACTTACCCTGATTTTCCATCCGAGTGGAGGTGGGACGAAAAAAAAAGATCATGGGAACAAAGACATAGACAAGGTAACATAGGTCGCATACACTTTGTACACCCATCTGCGGGGGAAAGATATTATCTTAGAATGCTTTTAATGGTTGCAAAAGGAGCCCAGAATTTTGAATCATTGCGAACATACAATAATGTTTTATACCCTAGCTTCAAAGAGACGTGTAGAGCTCATGGGCTTCTTGAGGATGACCAAGAGTGGTATAATGCCTTTGATGAGGCCGCTTCGTGGGCGACGTCCAGTCAACTCCGTGATCTATTTGTCACAATGCTTCTTTTTTGTGAGGTAGGTGATGAATTTACTTTCTTTGAAAAAGTCTGGACGTTACTGGCTGATGATATTCAGTATAACACGAGACAAATACTAAATCATCCAGCCTATCAAATGAGTGATGAGGCCCTAAAAAATCAGCTGATAGAAGAACTCACTACATTATTCAGCAGAAGAGGAAGTCGAATACAGGATTTCAATTTACCAACTAGATCTGACTCACCTTGTTTAGTGAATTCAAATCGCTTTATTGATGATGAACTATCATATGACATTTCTATTATGCAAACTGAATCCGAAATGTTGACATCAAGATTAAATAATGACCAATTGCATGCATTCAAGACTATTACAGAAACTGTTTTGGCAAACAAAGCAGGCTTTTATTTCGTGTCGGGTTATGGTGGTACAGGGAAAACATATTTATGGAATTCCATCATAACATTCCTACGTAGTCGCAAACAAATAGTTCTATCTGTAGCATCATCTTGTGTGGCCTCTTTACTTCTACCAGGAGGACGAACCGCACACTCTCGTTTTAAAATTCCATGTGAATTAGAAGAAACAACAGTATGTGACATCAAATGTGGCACGATGCTTTCTGAGTTAGTTCAGGTTGCATCATTAATAATATGGGATGAAGCGCTAATGACACATAGATTTGCTTTTGAAGCTCTAGACAGGTCCTTCCGTGATATCTTGGCATCTTCGTCACCTATGGCTAAGAACTTACCCTTTGGTGGAAAGGTTGTTGTTCTAGGTGGTGATCTCAGACAAACATTGCCTGTGATTGAAGGAGGCACCCGCTCACAAATTGTTAATTCAGCAATAATCAATTCTTCTCTTTGGTCTCATGTGCACATCCTGCATCTTACACAGAATATGAGACTTCTAATGCCATCGTTGTCACAAGAAGAACGACAAGAACTATCACAATTTAGCAAGTGGATGCTCGATGTTGGGGAAGGCAAAATAGACGCTACATCACAAGAAGGTGAAGATGAGCCAACATGGATAGAAATTCCACAAGACTTGCTCCTAATGCCTGAAGGTGACAAAATCGCTTGTATAGTTCATACTATTTATGAAAAAATCAATGAAAATTATATGAGACTTGAGTATTTAAAAAGTCGTGCCATATTAACTCCAACAAATGATACAGTTGACTCGATAAATGAGTACATTGTCTCTCTTAACCCTGAAGACGCAAAAGAGTATCTAAGTTGTGACAAGATAATCAAAGCACCCAATACTCATGAATCATATGATCTTTTATATCCTGTTGAATTTTTAAATACATTGAATGGGAACAGCTTTCCACAGCATCGAATAATTCTCAAAAAAGGTACACCAGTCATGCTTCTCAGAAATTTGAACCAATCAGAAGGTCTATGCAATGGTACAAGATTGCTCATAACTTCCTTGTGTGACAAAGTGATTGAAGGTCAAATTATGACAGGTATTCACAGGTCAAAAAATGTGCTTATTCCCCGTATATCATTAACACTGAAGAATACAAAATGGCCATTCGTTCTTCAAAGACGCCAATACCCTATAAAGGTATGCTATGCAATGACAATTAACAAAAGTCAAGGGCAAACACTTTCAAATGTTGGTGTATACTTGAAAAAACCTGTTTTCACACATGGACAACTTTATGTTGCCATATCAAGAGTTACATCTAAAAAAGGTCTTTCAATCCTTATTGAAGATGACTCAGGCAAATGCAGTTCTAAGACCCGAAACATAGTATACAAAGAGGTTTTCACACGTATTGCTGAGCAAAGCTCCGATCAATAGCAAGACGTGTTCCTAATGTTATATatgtacatacatatatatatatatgtatatacagaCCATTATATATATGATAGGTATGCCTTGTACCACATACATTATCAATCTTGTTATCCGCTTTATGCAATGCCAAATTGTATCTATCACTGTACATTGTCAATGACTTGCTAAGCAGTTCTACTTCTCTATGTGCAGATATACCAAGTAACAATGTTATTCACACCTGTGGCAGAATTACATCCTCAATCTACCAATGTTGTCATAAGAGTGCGAGTGATCAGAAAATGGGAATTCCGAGGCGCAACAAATGATGGTCCTCTGCAACACATTAATTTGGTTCTAGCTGACGAGCAGGTACTACACTAAATGTTTCCAAAATTAATAACATTATACAAGCCATTTGCACATATACTAATACTAGCTGACGAGTGCATATACTCGGAAAATCACATTTTATAGCCAAGCTATTCTAACATGCTTTTCATAGTTGCTTTGTATACCACTGGTATCAATTAATCGCCCAAGCTGTACCTCGAAATTACAGCAGCGAAGTAAACATTAACTTGGTATGTGAAGTAAAAAGGGATAGAGCAGATAGTGAGACATTAGCTATGGATACATCAGTTCAGAAAAAGAGTCACCACTTATTCAATATTTCTGTAATCAATTGAGCCCACATCTTGTAGTCAGAAATTTACATGGCAATGTTTCGTGCATGAAACACCTCTACTTAACGTAGTATCAATGCATAGCGCAAAGACCTCAGATTTCTAGTATAGTTCTTATCTGCCCAGGAGAGTGCTTAACCAACAACCTTGGGTCAGGATAATTGTTATTTCGATCCATCGCTGCGTTGTAAATGAGCTCATAAGATTCTGCTAGAGCTCTTGCCAAACCATAGCAAGCATTTGAACGTAATCTTGGAACCTGCAGTTACTCAAATTCAGGCAAAGGAACCTTCTGTTCCAGTCACAATGTCAAAGAATGCCTTCAAGCATCTTAAAAACATTTGTAGCGACGTTTCGATAATATCTGTCATCTAAGCTATCTCTTCAATGTAATATATACACTAAATAATTTAATAAATTTCTCTGTACATCTAAGCTATCTCTTCAATGTATGCAATTTCATGTCATCTATTCTTATTATCTTACTATATGATGACAGGGTACGCCCATCCACGCTGAGATTGCAGCCGCCCTGGCAGTTGACAAAGGCTCAATAATAGAAATTGAAAAAGTATATGAGCTCAAACGCTTTCGTGTCACGCCTTCCAGAAACTATTTTAAACCTGTTGACAACAACTTCATGATACAATTCACTCTGTACACTCAAGCCAAAGTTGTCAAAGATCCACCACAAGTGTTTCCCAGATATATCTACAAGCTCACATGCTTTGAAAATATAGAAGATAGCATTGACAATAGAACTTACTTGATTGGTAAGAaacattttgataaattaaaatacaCTCACTTAGGTTACAAGGATATACACATCGTTTACAAGTAAATAATTTACTTATCCAATAATGTAGATGTCCTTGGAATGTTGACACAAATTAATCCTCCACATCCAGTTGGCTATAACAACTCAACCATCATCAGAGACATCTTCATCAAAAATACAAGGTACAAAATTCTCCTTTATGTATTACTACTGCAATCTTGCCACATAGAATGTGTGACAAGCACTATGAAATCTTTGCACCACTAATCCTTATATCAGATTGTGTATTCATACTAGCTAGCTATATTGTTCTTATTTCTTCAGTGACATGTCTCTGAAAATTACTCTCTGGGGAAATCAAGCATCAAGCTTTTCTATCAGTGATGTTTACAATCAAAGCAACAAACAGCCTATTGTCATACTGCTCGTTGGATTTCTTGCTAAACGATTCAAAGGTTGTGATCCAAACTTTTGAAAAGAACAATTGGATTATTTGTTTCAATATGTATGATAACACATATTCTACATGTAATGTAGGTCAACCATACCTAAGCAGTACTGCAGCAAGTTCATGGTACTTCAATCCTGTAATTCCTGAGGCACAGACCTACTACAACAGGTAAACAAAATAAATTTTGGATACACTTCCTTCAATACGTGCGAATGATTCTATTTAATCTGGTTCTCTTTAATCTATATGCCCACATTTAACTGGTTCTCTTTAATCTAGTTCTCTTTAAGCAACATAAATCTGATTCTCTTTAATTTTATGCCCACATTTGTCTAATAGTTTAATAAGCTACAATCTACTACACTACCAGTACTAATATTTAAACTGAAATTGTAGATAAACATTTTTTTATCATTACCtctttatatattacattcaaaccaGTTTGGTCTCCCTTTTCAGACAATATTCAATGCTTACAATTATTTTTTAACTAAAACTAACCCACAGTTTCATTTTTTTTCTCTATAAAAAAACAAAGACAGTGCAATAGAAAAAATCATCGCTGCCTATAATCAGTGTATacaaaaaaatatttttaaaGTAATGTTATGACTGGTTGTATTACTTAGACACTCTTTCAGTTAAAAAAATTATACATGCTATCCTCTTTTTTCTAAAGCGGGTTACAAGACATCCTATTGTCTTtattttttaaaaataaaaatattgTTCATACTGATAACAATTGTGACATCATTTGAAGGTTGCAAAACAATGACctccagctaatacaacccacagCAGCCGAAGAAGAAATTCTGCTTTCTCAACCACCAAATTTGGAACAAAAGACTGTTGAAGAGCTGCTCAACATAGATCCAGACATGTTTCCCGTATTTACAACTAAATCCTCATATGTTTCACTTATTTAATACATCGACAATATGCTTATCTAACTTGGTACATTTTTTCTCTCTTTTATATTGCAGCCAGAAGGCTACAGATGCACTGTTACTATCTCACGCATTGTGCAAAATAGCAAATGGTGGTACCCATCTTGCTCAAGGTGCCACAAATCTTCATCTCAAACTTCAACTGGATATCACTGCACATCATGTGGCTGCACAGATATTAACTTTAGGTAAATCTTAACACACACACCTGATTTACTACCATTTATTCCATCTTAATAAAGTCTTATCTTTACTACAAACTTAAATGCTGCTTTGAAATACTCATAATTTGAATTGACAGATACAAGCTCAGCTTCATTGCTACTGATGGGACATGTGAGGCAGAGTTCTTTTGTTTTGATAGCATAGCCAGAAAAATAGTAGGAAAACCTTGTGACAACCTTGTTACAGCAGTTGCAACTTCTCAGGGTCCCCCAGCAGCCCTAGCCGCTATTGTGTGTCTGAAATTTACCCTTGCAGTTACCATCAATATGTCAGCCTACTCAGTCACAAATAGAGTATTCTCTATTCTGTCTATTTTAACAAACCATGGAAGACAGGCCTTAATACCATCTAACATGCCTAGCCATCCTCAGCAAGAGTTGGATACACAGGATGAAATACCTAGCCTTACAACCACACAAGACTCTCCAGCAACATCAATGGCGAAACTATCTACCTGTAGCAACGAAAGAAACGAGGTACAaaacttcttatttttcttgCCATGTAAAATCTATTATAAACGTATCATTCTTTCATGCATACAACTTGATGAAGTCTATTCAACAGGCACGACGTGTTCTAATATATTCAGATATGTCACATGACATAGAGGTACCTTTAGTACTACTAAATACTTACTTTCCATACACTTACAAAGTTACATATCCATTACATTTTAATACCAGATATAAATTAATACAATCAATACCCACAGAATAAATAAACCAGGACAAAATGAGTTTCCACTTTGTTATATGAAAGTACATTCATAAAATTTATGCACTTAATCACAGGGTGATGCCCAGCGCATAAGTGAACTCAGCAATGAAGAGTTATCGTCGCCACCGAAAAGGTATGTATTAAAAAATAGTTGGACATAATAACAGTAGCAACAACATCATTCTTTTAAATGCTAGATCTTATTTTCCACGCTAATACAACATTCATGATATTATATAGAATGAAACATGGCCACAGTAGCAAAGGAATACCAGATCTTACAGACCCCAAAGAGAAGAGCTCCTAGATCATAATCAACTTCATGAAGGTATAACACCATGTGCAAAACTTATTCATATATCGCAAATATATTTATACACAGTCAACATAATGTATTCCACTTACCCTTTTACGCAGCAACATTAGTACAACTCTAATGCTTTTTCCTCCTTTGTATACAGGTATTTAATTATTGCGCACCTATCAAGAGCACTATCACTTTTGGACAATGAATGCTTCCCTATAGATATGAACCCTATCAATAGCATCATCACTTTTGGACCATGAAtacttccctctctctctctctctctatatatatatatatatatatatatatatatatatatatatatatatatatatatatatatatatatatatatatatatatatatatatatatatatgaacctACTGTTAGACTATTTGTGGATCTGTACATATTTACTTAACACCTAGAAGCACATTGTTGCTAAGTGTTGATGTATGATGCTTGAATACTACTTAGTATATATTGTAGTCTAATTTCACTCTACAACTGGTATCAACTATTAGGGGAAAACAATATTATCTACTTATATTTTGGTTTCTTGCATACATATTGTATACTCATATCATGTTTAAATTTGTTTTACATATCTGGGTACTCACAAAATCGTTAAGCTATATATGGTGACGCGCGCCCAGGCGCGCGCTAAACACTAGTATGGAGGCATGTGCGTCGAACACGTGTAGACCAACGACGGATAGGAGCGTCGGCACCCGGGAGCACGGGAGAAGGCCGAGAGAAAAGGAAAGGGAAAAAAATGATACCTCATATATGTGTTTCATATATTCAAGGAGATTATTAGTCATCTACTCGAGGAGATTATATTTTTGAAAAGCACTATTGATGGTCATTAATAATATATCCAATATTTTAGAACCAATACTATTTTACTCGAGATAAATTATTAAGTTTAACTCTTTTGGATATCAGAATTGCAATGGATGAACTGAATTGGACCTCAAATCAAATCCATAGAGAATTGCATTGTCATCCCATTCCATTCTAGTTCTATTGTAAAGATggcacatgaacactaatttagaaaataaatgcgATCTTTTTCAAAATTAAATGAGATGAAATCAAATTGAGGATTTGAGGCTGTTACTACGATCGGATGGAATCATCAATCCTGATCCCTGAACTCTGCCAGGGTCATCAACGACACGTGAACTAGCAATGCACACTATCACCGATGTCCATATATAAACTCTATCAACAAGGTCCATAATACATACTAACTCCGTTGACAAATATTATCGATTACTAGTTCAATTTTAAACTAAAACATGATGAATAAAAAATGGAGGTAGTACTAGTTTTAACTGATAGTGTTAAAAGTTTACAATTCTGGATGACCAGTGTCAGCTAACAATAAATAAACAGAGCACAGAACGAGAACGTAAAATATCGATGGCCAAACAAAAATGAGGATGCAAGGAACTTAGTACAGCAGTACTCGAACTCAGAAGATCACCACGAGTAATCTTAAACACTTGTTGAGAATAATCTTAATTTTAAACTTGTTTCCAGACAAAATCTTAGGGGCGGATGAAAACAAGTAGACAACTCTAAGTTCACGTCATAAGCAACCTCATGTCCAGACTCAGCCTAGATATAGAAGTAGCAAACAAACTACTCGGCAGCAGCAACCTCCTGCACAGCCTCATCTCCCTCGACAGGCCTCTCAAGCTTCACACCAACATCCTCTTTGTAGTCGCCATGAACCTGAGAAGCAACAAGTTTTAGGCTAACAAGTAACAGGGAGATAGTCTGGAAAATCTATTTGCATGCATGAACAATTACCTCCATGAGCTTCCCAAGATCGAACTTGGGGGCCTTGAGTATCTTCACCTTGCGGATGAAG
It encodes:
- the LOC109942276 gene encoding uncharacterized protein, whose product is MPSHPQQELDTQDEIPSLTTTQDSPATSMAKLSTCSNERNEGDAQRISELSNEELSSPPKRYLIIAHLSRALSLLDNECFPIYMNLLLDYLWICTYLLNT